Part of the Thermomicrobiales bacterium genome is shown below.
GTGGGGGGAATGACAGGCCTGGTCGACCGTAAGGACTCAGACAGCCCGCAGGTAGTAACGTCATTTGAGGATGTCATGCTCGCGATGCGTGACGACATGTCGCGCGTCGAGGAGCGAGTCCGACTCGCCGCTCAGGTCGAATACCCCGGATTGGGTCGCCTGCTCCAGGCGATTGTCGAATCCGGCGGCAAACGACTTCGCCCGCTCCTGCTGCTTCTGGCCGCCAAGCCGTTTGAGTACAACATTGAGCCACTCGTCCCGGCGGCGGCAGGCGTCGAACTCCTGCACACAGCCTCCCTCGTCCACGATGACACCATCGACACGTCGCAGCTGCGGCGCGGTCAACCGACGCTGAACTCGCTCTTTGATTCCGGCACGGTCATCCTGATTGGCGACTACCTGTTTGCCCAGTCGGCGATCCTCGCGGCGGCGACGATGAATCCGCGCGTAGTAGCAGTGTTCGCGTCATCTCTGGCCGACATCTGCGACGGTCAGCTTCGCGAAGTCTTCACCGCTCATCGTCTCGACCAGTCGACCGAGGAATATGCCCACCGCATCTACGGCAAGACTGCGTCGCTATTCGCGGGCGCGGCGGAGATGGGTGCCATCCTTGGCGAAGCGGACGAGGCCCAGATCCTGGCGATGCGCGGCTTCGGCGGCGATGTCGGCATGGCGTTCCAGATCATTGACGATGTGCTGGATCTGCGTTCAAGTGCCGACGTGACTGGGAAGACCGCCAATCTGGATCTGCGACAAGGCACGGTGACGCTGCCGACAATGCTCTATCGTCGCCGTATTTCCGGATCGCCCGAAGAGGATCTGCTGCAGA
Proteins encoded:
- a CDS encoding polyprenyl synthetase family protein, which encodes MTGLVDRKDSDSPQVVTSFEDVMLAMRDDMSRVEERVRLAAQVEYPGLGRLLQAIVESGGKRLRPLLLLLAAKPFEYNIEPLVPAAAGVELLHTASLVHDDTIDTSQLRRGQPTLNSLFDSGTVILIGDYLFAQSAILAAATMNPRVVAVFASSLADICDGQLREVFTAHRLDQSTEEYAHRIYGKTASLFAGAAEMGAILGEADEAQILAMRGFGGDVGMAFQIIDDVLDLRSSADVTGKTANLDLRQGTVTLPTMLYRRRISGSPEEDLLQTVIDGKNVTDEHYLDLAQRIEDSGAIDEAVATAQNYVRSALDRLAFVHDAQLLAS